In Erigeron canadensis isolate Cc75 chromosome 7, C_canadensis_v1, whole genome shotgun sequence, one DNA window encodes the following:
- the LOC122608041 gene encoding NAC domain-containing protein 100-like, with protein MMDGFKLVKEGDQMDLPPGFRFHPTDEELITHYLCNKVFDNKFCADALGEVDMNRIEPWELPRLAKIGENEWYFFCLRDKKYPTGTRTNRATAKGYWKATGKDKDIFRRKLLVGMKKTLVFYKGRAPKGEKTNWVAHEYRLEGKSFQTLPKSATNEWVIIRVFHKNSSGNKVHISELMKINSNKNESIPVSLPPLMDYPMVACDGTIQKPIISEPPHVPCFSNPINIEEKNIYNNFLNNPELNLSSNSSLRRFGYAIPTGQCTFPTNDKAILRGMIGENMKLEKDIVTSSQDTGLITDINSELSSTLFGPIDMDCFWNQPNIYEN; from the exons ATGATGGATGGTTTCAAACTTGTTAAAGAAGGTGATCAAATGGATTTGCCACCCGGGTTTCGATTTCATCCAACAGACGAAGAATTGATCACTCATTATTTGTGTAACAAAGTTTTTGACAACAAATTTTGTGCTGATGCACTAGGTGAGGTAGATATGAATAGAATTGAGCCATGGGAGTTACCTA GGTTGGCAAAAATAGGCGAAAATGAGTGGTACTTCTTTTGTCTAAGGGATAAGAAGTATCCAACTGGAACAAGAACAAATAGAGCAACTGCAAAGGGGTATTGGAAAGCTACTGGcaaagataaagatatattcAGACGAAAATTACTTGTTGGAATGAAGAAAACTCTGGTTTTTTACAAAGGAAGAGCTCCTAAAGGTGAAAAAACAAATTGGGTTGCTCACGAATATAGATTAGAAGGCAAGTCCTTCCAAACGCTACCAAAATCCGCTACG AACGAATGGGTGATTATTCGCGTGTTTCACAAGAATTCTAGTGGCAACAAAGTCCATATTTCAGAGCTGATGAAGattaattcaaataaaaatgaatCAATTCCAGTTTCACTGCCACCATTGATGGACTACCCTATGGTTGCGTGTGATGGCACGATACAGAAACCGATCATATCTGAGCCACCACACGTACCCTGCTTCTCCAATCCTATTAACATCGAAGAAAAAAACATCTACAACAATTTTCTAAACAATCCTGAACTCAACTTGTCTTCAAATTCCAGTCTCCGTAGATTTGGATACGCTATTCCAACTGGACAATGTACATTTCCGACTAATGATAAAGCCATTTTGAGAGGTATGATTGGTGAAAATATGAAACTTGAAAAAGATATTGTGACAAGTTCGCAAGATACAGGGTTGATCACTGATATAAACAGTGAACTTTCATCGACTTTATTTGGTCCAATCGATATGGATTGCTTTTGGAATCAGCCAAATATCTATGAGAATTAA